The sequence CAatcatatataattatatttctaatgtACATCTTAATGCAGGCAAAGATACAAacgaataaaattattaaaaaaaaataataaaaaaaatataactgatcgatcaaaaacgaaaatatgtgCACTTATTTTGATACGGTACAATGATCCCTTAACTGCATGGCAGTGccttttggaaaaatttcttTTCCTAATTTTCGGCAAAACTGTAGGTAGAATATCAAAAGCGATGTCGGATTCGTATTCTCTGACGCTGAATTAagcgaagaaaatttttaaattaaaaattaaaaaagtatgcactagagggttaaaattaaaatcggttcataagtcttcgagaaatcgaggccaccgtgttcagaaaaatcgttttgagaaaaaggcGTTTAAAGTTAACATTGGCCGTTGTAGctcactacctgcacttattgtattgggTATAGCTTCGTCAATTCTCAAGATTTtgcgttaaaattttttttacataattttcaatatatctagtttaagaaaatgcaaaaaacaaaatcgattttttttttttgaaaaatcacattGGTTCCCCCTTAAAAGCCATTCGCGCACAAAATCCCACGTCAACCTCCCAAAATCTGTCGTTTGATATATTATCTGCTGAGGTTTGGCTGATATACAAGAAACGATTGCATAAATTGGAAAACTGTACACCGAcagattaaaatatttttaaatttgatttataatTGAAGCAATATTTATAAGAAGCTTTGATAAGATAATAATTATGCTGAGAGCGTTTAAAAGAAATCACAGAGGTAGAAACGGTAAATGGGGAGTTCAAATAAGTGCGCAGTGtgggtgtgagtgtgtgtgtacaaACGCTACACATGAGAATTTAACAAATGCAATGATGGGGGTATTCACACGCtgatataaaatttgttatttatttatttcaagtagAACTGAtggtaaaatttcaaatattataaaaggcTAAAAGAGACTAACACAGAATCATAGTTAACACAGCTCCATAGCGAGATATGGTACTTAATTGTGAGAATAGAATTTACAGGCAAAATTTACTTTGTAATTTTactctgaaattgaaaattttactctTTAAGCTTTTCctatgttatattttatatttataccaAAGAATATTTTCTTATAGGCCATCGAAatcgcaaagcactggagggtGTACAACGAACAGCGGTATTCAGAGTTGCATCAGCCTACTGTATTGTCTCAGGCGCAGCAGTTTTGGTGATCAGCGGGGAGATACATACTTATCGACCGCATGGCCCGAGAACGAGTATATGCGTGGGCTTCTAGAAAAAAACGCGTCACCACTAACGCGCGCATGCAGCGCACAGTTGggattttttgacaaattttgttcaaaaatggttACAGGATCCAATTAttgaccgattttaataatttctatcTTAAAATGATCGTAAATGGATAATGAATTCGGACTCACCAACCCCAAAAATGAATATATAGATTTTTTCCGGTGAATATTCTTGGTTTGTCCTggatagtttttaattttttaggtagTTGGGGGATGATTTCACCTCTTAAGGGAGGCTGGAAATTTGCGTACTTGCCGGAATGTGTTACCGTTGATTTGAActattgtacaataaaaaatgccaaaccgaatttgaatatatacatttttttatttttaaagtttttccgaatttttcacaaagataCCCCTATTCAAGGGTGTGTTttgacataataaaaaaatttgaaattcggGCCTAGACAATCTCTTCCAAAATTATTTACGagcattttaagaaaaacggtCAATAATTGTCTTCTCTAGgagttatgaacaaaatttgtcgaaaaatcCTTATTGTGAAGCCGTGGGAAAGCCGAAGGCCTGTCCAGGAGGATCAACAATCCAAATTAGGTCAATGGGCTTGACGCGACACGAGAATGGAATATGttgagtatgtatgtagagaTCCTTAGTATGAAAGTGCAGGTAATTCTGGATAAAATCGAAGACTGGTGCACGAGACAAGGACTCTCCGTCAATCCAAACAAAACTACCTTAGTCTTGttcacgagaaaacggaaatcgCCTGGACTTAGTATTCCAGCACTGAAAGGTGTGGCACTCAGGCTTGCTGACGAAGTTCAATATCTAGGACTtatcttggataagaaactgATTTGGAAGACATATATTTCGCTGAAGGTGAATGGCGCATTAAGGagttttcagcaatgccgcagagaCTTTGGTGAAACCtgaggtctgaaacctgctgtggtcctttGGATGTACACAGGACTTATCAGACCAACCATCACTTACacctctgtggtctggtggcgacggattATGGCTAAGTCCACAATcagggaactatacaggctgcaaagaagtgtatgtttatgcattacgggtgaaatgagtacaacctctggtgatgccctaaatgctatgcttgatttgctccccctggatcttaagatacagcaGGATGCAATAAATAcatatggtttctggcatgaagacggaacttcggcaCACAGAGAAATTTTTAAAGTGCTATGCATTCAAAGAAATGTGACttgtattttctttaccgatgggtccaagaatgaaatgggGTCCTTAGTCGGATGGTACTGTAAAATAGATAACtgaaaggagatggagcgggaaatagattggagtcttcagtgacagtcaggctgcactgaagagTCTTGAGAACGCAAACAACCCTCAAAgactgttcaagaatgtaagaattGGCCAACTACGGATCAGCGATCAACCACAGTGACCAgatccaataatcggaatcagtttacAGGCATCATGAATTAGATCAGTGATTATGTAtccaatttacataaagaggaATGGTCCAGACCGGAACGCTGTAGAacagcaaagtgttttgtggcaAGCCTGAACAggaaactgtcgaactttctactaaaacttgtaAGAAAAGACGttcatatgaccaccattgaaaTCTTTGAGGACTcgtttgcctgtcttgcttagagcagCCAAATAAAACTGAGCAATTTATCTGTGAGTGTCCAGCTTTTGGTAGAGCGGGACTACGAATTTCGGGtcccgatgtcatgggaataagtaaaattcgttttctcaaactggaggatattttcagatttgccaaagactCCGGAAAATTCACACAGAACTaactatttctatctctatctcatctctttctctctgttaCTTCTCCCTTTTCTtacttgactatctaccctttgaCTTTCCAGAACTTGAAACATGGGCTCTTTACTCTGAGTGTTTTAAGAGTTATCAGTCTCTGACTGCTTCTTGGTTCGCCTTATTGAAATTTCTATTTCTATGTAGAGATGGATTCTGTATGGGTAGAGGTTTAACCTACTTTACTATCCGTGCCTATCTCACTAGGCaactgaagctcttcgtctgctgATGCTAATGCCAGCCTTTTAGCAGGAGCTTTGGAGCCTTTTCCATTACTCACTAATGCCAGGCGACCAAATGGGCCctacataattcataattcagaACTGGTcggccaattgctttaaatttcgcCAGCAAAATTGCtgtgtctttgccccaagtgctagCAGCTAGCGATCTGGGGCCATTGTTGCGGTTATAAAAGAGTTGGGGTTATTCGCTGTCTAATCGAATTGATTTGCCAAATCCTGCTTAATGAGAGCAAATGCAATGTGTGTATCGAGTTTGCTTGAGTTCGGTGTTtactttataaacaattttatttaatgaaaaatcaaTAGATGTAGGAGATGGAGCCATACAATGACATGGAAGGTGCGAGATCGTCTCTTTCTCATCTAGACGGCTTATGCAGAAGTCAAGTGTATGCATACCTATTAAGCAGAGCCCCGTAATAACTAAGATCAGTGCACTAAGACTGCGCTTATTTTGGCCTAGCAGAAgttccgtgcgtttagcattgagaatcGCCCACATTTGTCGGGGgattctgcaggtggtttcattacgccatcttttatTCGCTACTCTTACGATTTCCTCAaacataagtagcttacatgtaaGGGTAAGCCTATGTCATTGAGCCATTTTATACGATGACTTTCCACCCTGCGTTGTTTGCGCATTTTCTTTTGAAGAAGTCTTCGAAAATCTTCGAGCATTCACACGAGGACTTTTTTTTGCGGCTTTCATTGCGTGCTTTTGACGTTTAAGTGACTAATTTTCTTTGGTCATTCGTTCGTTGAGCACAAGCCCAAAGTGCACTTGAATAAAAGTACGAAAATGTTAATACGATGAAATCGAAATGTCAAAAATGCCCTCAGAATGGCACCCACTCAAGATGGAAAGTCATCGTGTAAATTGGCTCATTGTCTGTgcactcatcggtcaatttggtgccggGTTCAACGGCTCTGCAGTTCCCTCAATGTTATCGGCTCTACATTTATCATAGAGTCCATgaagcaatggatttactgcgtcatcgtttcggtgcgtaatttatctctcgtctcgaaaCCACtggattgaccaccaagatcgtgtgatatcacacctttggacttttatttgaggGGGTATGGGGATAtgcaaagtctaaatgctttgtggataaaccagcttcgattgatgCAAGGAAGCCCATCGAATTTTCGATGTTTCACTTCACTTTAAAATCCGatatctctaaattgatcaccctttataattaaaaaatcaaactatttcttaataaaaattttcttggtTCTCCTTGATGTGAATTTtgacatacatagatatgtgcCTATTTATCAAGTGATTCTTCTGTGTAGTGGCAACTTTTGTGCAAAGGAGATGTTATCCAagtcttctcataaaaatacaaaattttacattttcaccTGCTATGTGAATacctttaatacaaattatttaacaaaGAGACCAAAAGAATAGCGCAAAATCGCCGCTAGCCTAACTTATTTAGTGTGCGGACAGCAACCGACGTAAGCagtcgttgaatttttttaagttattttctgTTCCATCTTCAAAGTGTTTATCGTGAATTTCGGGCAGCTACTCAGCAACGGGGATAATTCAAATTTAGCAAATTCGAGCGAGCCGAACTGAGGCGAATAATCGTTGACATGAAGGTCGCTTTATGTGTCCTATTTCTACTTAGCTTCGGCACTTATGTCTACCGCGAAGTAAACGATTTTCTTATGGCGCTACCCAAACCGGAATTAGACACAAATGCCTATTGGGGGAGCGACGAGGCAGAAGACTATACGGCACCGAAAGATATTGTGCCTTTTAAAATTGAATACAATCAAACGGTTGGTGCGAGCGTAGCTTTGAATTTGAACCTACCAAACATGGCACACTAATGCGTCCATTTGTATTCTCTACAGATTATCGACGATTTGCGCACACAGCTCAACCGCACCTGGAAGTACACCGCACCGTTGAACAACACCAAATTCGAATACGGATTCAATACGGAAGCTCTCCAATATGTTGTCACCTATTGGCGTGATTACTATTTGCTCAAGTGGAAAGCACGCGAGGAGTATCTGAATTCTCTGCCGCACTTCAAAACCGAGATTCAAGGGTAAATGGGAAACCAAATGGTTGCTGGTTTGCTACTTTCATTtatgttttcttgtttttgtttttgtttgctactTAGGCTAAACATCCACTTCATACACGCCAAACCATCAGATGAGGTGCGTGAACAGAAGAAAGTAGtgcctttgttgttgttacatgGCTGGCCTGGTTCTGTGCGTGAATTTTATGACTTTATTCATCTTTTGACCGAGGTGTCTGACGTGCATGACCACGTCTACGAAGTTATTGCGCCATCATTGGTTGGCTATGGCTGGTCAGATGTGAGTAAATCTCTGCCATTTCTCTGCTTTGCGCACATTGCGCTGCCATCCCTAAATTCAACTCTTGCTACTTTTAGGCCGCCACCAAACATGGTTTTAATGCCGCTCAAATGGCCATTGTGATGCGAAACCTAATGCTGCGCGTTGGATTCGACAAGTTCCTGGTGCAGGGTGGTGACTGGGGCTCGATAATTGGTGGCAATGTAGCAACACTTTTCCCCGAAAATGTGCTGGGATTCCATTCCAACATGTGCGTGCTGTTCACCCCATTGGCGCTCGTTAAGACGTACATTGCCAGCTGGATGCCAGAGCGGTTTGTGCCGGCGCGTTTCTTTGTCGGACACCATTTCCCATTAGCAGAGAAATATGTGAATCTATTCAAGGAGGCCGGTTATTTCCACATACAATCGACTAAGCCGGACACCATTGGCACTGCATTGCAAACCAATCCCATTGGCCTGGCTGCATACATACTCGAGAAGTTCCAAACGACTACTGGGCCAGATCTGAATCAGCTGTTCAACGCCATCGACAAGGTGTACAAATTGGACGCAGTGCTAGACAATATCATGATCTACTATCTCACAAATACAGCCACAACCGCGGTGCGCTTCTACGCAGAGAATATGTCCAATGAGTATTTGAGTCTACATTTGGATCGCGTTCCGTCGCCGGTGCCTATGGGATGTGCGCGCTTCAAAAACGATCTGCCATCCGCGCTTGACTGGGCGCTCAGAGACAAGTTTCCGAATTTGATGCTTAGCACATATTACCAACAGGGTGGCCACTTTGCAGCCCTGGAAATGCCGACTGTGTTGTATCTGAATTTCCAAGAATTTGTGAAAAAGGCGACGGGAGAGAAGAAACAAGCGTAGTTTATTGCTTTTTctgtttgtaaataaaaaggtttaattattaataaattttgtattaaagaaaataacaaaatagttGTTGTATAAATGGTGATGGGACTAGAGGTACTTCTTCTAATAGGgtgtttttgacagatcacgcgtgactactgtgaAACTAACTACATACTTTTTTCCATATTCATTGagatttcatcatggaaagacttacgtctAAGCCACGTTTctcgtttacaaatcgtacaatcgTATTACGAAattcgacgctctgtgaaaagtgttcaacgcgcgctcaggccaatttAAGGTGTTTAGCACTGAGGCTCCTTTCTGGCTTAATGGCTATgcacgtcaataagcaaaaatgCCATATTTGAGTTGAAAAGCAACCCGAAGGCACTAgattcattgaaaacaaccgtttggtgcgttGTTGCGGCCTATGGGTCGGAGTCATCATcgaccatatttcttcaaagacgaggatGGCGCAAATGCAACAGTGaacggcgaacgctatcgcgccatgatgaCCTACCTTTTGATGCCAGATGCTGGAAGTTGAagtccgtgatctccacaacatttggtccCTACACGACGGCGGATGGCGCtatttgccatacagcccgtgaaacttTGAATTTACTGCGTCGTTATTTCGGTGAtcaatttatctctcgcctcGAACTACTGGATTGGCTACCAAAATCGtgcgatatcacacctttggacttttatttaagGGAGTATGCGTGAAGTCTAAACTAAACCAGCTTCGTTTGAGACaaggaagccaacattactaaagttatttacgagATAGCGACTGGAGTCATCCAGCGAGCCATTCAAAAtaggtgtttacggatggcagAATTACAGTGCAGTTGCGGCCACATTTgaagggttaggttaggtagtgatggttgcccagagagtgggcccacttggacgaaaaagtttggttcatcctttgtgataccattacaagaggggaaaaagaggtgaaggaaaaggacCATAGGACGATTGGGAAAGAGGTGGGGaaggttgagtgtttgtggactatgaacggtgactggttgtgttaacctctttatgctgctgacaAAGTTATCAAGAGTGAGGGTGgtcacgaaatttgagagatgagatttcgAAGGGAATTATCCTTAAAAAAGtgaatgtcatgaatggttttgCACAAAAATAAGAAGGATTCCCGAATCGAttcgaattttcgttgtttcttttcactttaaaatccgatacctctaaattgatcaccctttataattaaaaaatcaaactatttcttaataaaaattttcttggtTCTCCTTGATGTGAATTTtgacatacatagatatgtgcCTATTTATCAAGTGATTCTTTCGTGTAGTGGCAACTTTTGTGCAAAGTAGATGTTATCcaaatcttctcataaaaaattatctgccaTTCGGCGCTGGCATGCAATTAAGCAATTTCGCGTCAAGTAATCCAATTAAGTTGAGATTTATCGAGATTTTTTGTATAAGTTGGttgatttttataataagcagtaagctgaaaaaaaaaataaaataaaaaataaataaaataaataaaaaaaaaaataaaaaatttttttttttaatttataaaaattattaaaaaaaaaattaagaaaaaaatattttttttttttaatattacaaaaaaaaatgaataattttgggacttattcaatgtagaaaattttggtgtaaatttttgtaaagtgaAATACcgatgattatttttgaaatatctacaaattattaccatttttaaataaattttagggTGAAATaagcttaaacatttttttgctttggaaaagtttaaattgtttCTCTCAACtgagataatttttttgaagaaatatttttcagaaataattttatttataaaaacttgaTTTATGGAAGTATTTCTAAGTCGGTACAGctcacgtaaatcttaatatttttcgaaaatatttaggCGGAAGTATTAAAttataaggttaggttaggtttggcagccgcatcgcacatagagacaacgatgccacttagacaacgaaatgggtccgttgtgagccgcgggggctgggctacatttccctatCCATAataaaccatcctgagcttttgacagcgcgtaaaaggttgttgatacctaaaatgtatagattatttatattcgttaagaagtaggatcttaaatatcggtttctgcttctggctagagccgggcatgtgcaaaaaaggtgttgaattgtttccaaatccTTCTCATTTCTACAGCTGCGACAGAAATCGTGCGTGTAAACGcttaatctccttgcatgattttcccctactaaggtcctgatttgaagtctactcagttttataatattcttggccatgtttgtctagcaatttcacaggtgttctGATGATCCAtttttgatttgcagaactgattagtgcgtccttaataagaagcttacaagttacgagaggtatctccataaaattacttatgtctggcatacaagtaccttctcttgcaagttggttgCCCTACAGCTcactggtatatctctgtggcctggaacccagcattaGTTAAtttgttcccacgacagtcggttccacgtaatcgaaacgacccggatttct is a genomic window of Anastrepha ludens isolate Willacy chromosome 6, idAnaLude1.1, whole genome shotgun sequence containing:
- the LOC128865781 gene encoding juvenile hormone epoxide hydrolase 1, with the protein product MKVALCVLFLLSFGTYVYREVNDFLMALPKPELDTNAYWGSDEAEDYTAPKDIVPFKIEYNQTIIDDLRTQLNRTWKYTAPLNNTKFEYGFNTEALQYVVTYWRDYYLLKWKAREEYLNSLPHFKTEIQGLNIHFIHAKPSDEVREQKKVVPLLLLHGWPGSVREFYDFIHLLTEVSDVHDHVYEVIAPSLVGYGWSDAATKHGFNAAQMAIVMRNLMLRVGFDKFLVQGGDWGSIIGGNVATLFPENVLGFHSNMCVLFTPLALVKTYIASWMPERFVPARFFVGHHFPLAEKYVNLFKEAGYFHIQSTKPDTIGTALQTNPIGLAAYILEKFQTTTGPDLNQLFNAIDKVYKLDAVLDNIMIYYLTNTATTAVRFYAENMSNEYLSLHLDRVPSPVPMGCARFKNDLPSALDWALRDKFPNLMLSTYYQQGGHFAALEMPTVLYLNFQEFVKKATGEKKQA